One region of Termitidicoccus mucosus genomic DNA includes:
- a CDS encoding MFS transporter, with protein MPFLKPARRRWIIVAIIFGAMVLNYIDRVTLSFLEKEIKTLFGLNNIGYAWVANVFIFFYAVMYPVSGWLVDRFGRGDGVRRMMFGGIVVWSAACIGAAFTRVAWTFGLCRALLGAAEPMAYAAQLRVVTEWFPKRLRATANSLCVAGGTIGMVIAAPLLVGLKESFDWRAAFLVPGVLGLAIGALWLVFYRNPPPEVLAENTGSASTAQEPAFTWPQLWKTRTLWGVILVRFISDPVWYFCLFWLPGYLKTAGLSEKQVGLFGWIPFLFAAAGGIASGIVSDRMVRGGMAPLRARKLMLTAAAVLMPVFALTPHIASPSLVIAVFSLVCAICLSWLFTVPVMMTETFPTRNVSGVLGIAAGCGAFGSVLFNLFVGKHLDDANPAVIFTVMGGLHLLASAVLWTMARKETPRAA; from the coding sequence ATGCCATTCCTTAAACCCGCCCGGCGCCGCTGGATCATCGTCGCAATCATATTCGGCGCGATGGTGCTTAACTATATCGACCGCGTGACGCTTTCCTTCCTCGAAAAGGAAATCAAGACGCTGTTCGGCCTGAACAACATCGGCTATGCTTGGGTTGCCAATGTGTTCATCTTTTTCTACGCGGTGATGTATCCGGTGTCGGGATGGCTCGTTGACCGCTTCGGGCGGGGCGACGGTGTGCGCCGGATGATGTTCGGCGGCATTGTCGTGTGGTCTGCCGCGTGCATCGGGGCCGCCTTCACGCGGGTGGCGTGGACGTTCGGCTTGTGTCGCGCGCTGCTTGGCGCCGCCGAACCGATGGCCTACGCCGCGCAGTTGCGCGTGGTCACGGAGTGGTTCCCGAAGAGGCTCCGCGCCACCGCCAACAGCCTGTGCGTGGCCGGCGGCACCATCGGCATGGTCATCGCCGCGCCCCTGCTCGTGGGGCTGAAGGAAAGCTTCGACTGGCGCGCCGCCTTCCTCGTGCCCGGCGTGCTCGGACTGGCCATCGGCGCGCTCTGGCTGGTGTTTTATCGCAACCCGCCGCCGGAGGTGCTGGCGGAAAACACCGGCTCGGCCTCCACCGCGCAGGAGCCGGCCTTCACCTGGCCGCAACTATGGAAGACCCGCACACTATGGGGTGTCATCCTCGTGCGTTTCATCAGCGACCCGGTCTGGTATTTCTGCCTGTTCTGGCTGCCCGGCTACCTGAAAACCGCCGGCCTTTCCGAGAAGCAGGTCGGCTTGTTCGGCTGGATCCCGTTTCTGTTCGCCGCCGCCGGCGGTATCGCCAGCGGCATTGTCTCCGACCGCATGGTGCGCGGCGGCATGGCTCCGCTGCGCGCCCGCAAGCTCATGCTCACTGCCGCCGCCGTCCTCATGCCCGTCTTTGCCCTCACCCCGCACATCGCAAGCCCGTCCCTCGTCATCGCCGTCTTCAGCCTCGTGTGCGCCATCTGCCTGAGCTGGCTGTTCACCGTGCCGGTGATGATGACGGAGACCTTCCCCACCCGCAACGTCAGCGGCGTGCTCGGCATCGCCGCCGGCTGCGGCGCCTTCGGCTCCGTCCTCTTCAACCTTTTTGTCGGCAAGCACCTCGACGACGCGAACCCCGCCGTCATCTTCACCGTGATGGGCGGCCTGCATCTGCTGGCCTCGGCGGTTCTGTGGACCATGGCGAGGAAGGAGACGCCCCGCGCGGCGTGA
- a CDS encoding autotransporter outer membrane beta-barrel domain-containing protein, with the protein MIVAVSAVICPAAVAQNPVVVDGIRTSGFALRAASGTAYEITEGSVVTYNTIASAAAAINDSAGDTAGWLIRNSGSIGIDPNGVAPNTGIYLSTTGSSTIINDATGFIRGNRSGNDYGGIISFNGHITLVNAGELRGTIGIRAYKGGYVTNSGLIVGSNQGVLLYAANDADANYQGVLVNTGEIRGVSQFGVRMDYYDSIVQNTGGSIIGEGSTTVGVRLARNGLLENTDGLIDATGHAVELVQGGTVAHNSGTISSTNRSGIHVTGNNSTRITLGSGAVITAMQDASNSYASIYSASTEVHLDNAGIILGARKALYFGTNADSVINNLAGGIIRNTVNLGAATAVAAASAAIGTNAAAITINNAGLIEGTPYGIYAGGGATITNTGTIGVTGSSPIAAIYFSSTNRAGSLTLGTGSVLEGNVVSNSGTFNRIMLVGSGAEDSHFIGASAATGFNSLSMDGDDWTLSGTVSLMGASAAALNVATGTLSIANTIAFGNAAGGATVAHGATLRVADNGNLTSSATGTAAKITLEGNLVFDRTDSFTYNGAISGSGSVTKNGTGTVTLSGSNTYGDTTINAGTLQGRIGAGILTVNTGGAYDAGAETEVIVGGLAGNGVMGLGSADLVFNVASGIGVFDFAGTITGGGQFIKTGSGTLDLQQTLTLGNGTLVREGVVRLDDQAKLGGGMVTLGGISTRGLLEYTGAADWTKDIGLTGTGGGFIIDGNANFTATATGAGDFVKSGSGVLDITGATMNNTGDTVVEEGTLRGHAATIKGDASVAEGAVVEFYQTVGGTYAGAISGSGALHKTGDGALNLTGANTYGDTRIGAGLVEGNIGVGTLTVESSGTYKMGAGSSVAVTGILGNGTIDLNNNNLVFDVASGVTGTFGFQGALNNGNDLIKTGAGTLELSNTVGLANAHIKDGAVKLDDQGKLNVGSITLGDTTTRGLLDYTGAADWAKDIGLAGAGGGFIIDGSASFTATVTGAGDFVKSGSGTLDITAATMNNTGDTVVDGGTLRGNAATIKGDTSVAEGATVEFYQITDGAYAGIISGSGALHKTGDGALNLTGANTYGDTLISAGLVEGNIGVGTLTVESSGTYKMGAGSSVAVTGILGNGTIDLNNNNLVFDVASGVTGTFGFQGALGNGNDFIKTGAGTLELNSTVSLANAHIKGGAVKLDDQGRLNVGSITLGDTSTRGLIEYTGAADWTKNIGLTGTGGGFIIDGNANFTATATGAGDFVKSGSGVLDITGATMNNTGGTVVEEGTLRGNAATIKGDAGVAEGAVVEFYQTVGGTYAGAISGSGALHKTGDGALTLDAATNSYGDTVIEQGMLIGTIGTGQLDINTSGTYKVRDGQQAYTTAGIAGDGTLDLNEADLVFDIASGTSAFSFSGSYTGADNNQLVKTGAGTLDLQTRAALSGGAAIKEGVVRLASQDFLDTDIILGDTATVGLLEYTGAAAWTKALKVTGAGGGFTVAAGADARFSGALSGDALFIKDGEGRLDATGAAFTNTGGMQVRSGTLAGTAQNIAAATEVQPGAVLEFAQANDGAYGGMLTGAGAFLKTGAGELTLSQAVGYSGETIVREGVVKAGAANIWLNTSRVVTEAGGAIDMGGFNQSIASLANNGAIILNATVNSVAGIIYSHDSLAVTGSASGAGRIRVRLNEAAFDGEPWSFDATLLEITGAGNPVYTAELDGRHVSGAYDWMVSRSIDGKTYTLSADQLSPEVPAVGGIDAAGYLIGRASLGGLSQRLMMARGNGIGHSFDFWTNGLYREDRLANALYNKARARTKGVQVGGDWNNKASTDDYFTIGMFYDYAETDMDLDGKTSSTTTKSHGVGLYASYRPGVVYADVIIRSAQEDYEIVVPGTRSFATEGTSIAASIEVGGRLPVEWSWNIEPQAQAVVQKHKVDNPTDAMGREYTIESADTLEGRVGVRIWRDIFVWNGGKRLTPYVRASLVYDWDGRGSVMVAGGKFDNYIGGSIGMIDAGASLQLAKHFDINIDGGWYAGSKLNGYTFNAALSLLW; encoded by the coding sequence CAAGCGGCACCGCGTATGAAATCACCGAGGGATCGGTGGTAACCTACAACACCATCGCCTCGGCCGCCGCCGCGATCAACGACAGCGCCGGCGACACGGCAGGCTGGCTGATACGCAACTCCGGCTCCATCGGCATTGATCCCAACGGTGTTGCCCCAAACACGGGCATTTATCTTTCCACTACCGGTTCCTCCACGATCATCAATGATGCGACGGGTTTTATTCGCGGCAATCGTTCGGGCAATGACTATGGCGGCATCATCAGTTTCAACGGCCATATCACGCTGGTCAACGCGGGCGAACTTCGCGGCACCATCGGCATTCGCGCCTACAAGGGCGGATATGTGACCAATTCCGGGCTGATCGTGGGCAGCAACCAGGGCGTGCTGTTATACGCGGCCAACGATGCGGACGCGAATTATCAAGGCGTGCTCGTGAACACGGGCGAGATCCGGGGGGTGTCGCAGTTTGGCGTGCGCATGGATTATTATGATTCCATCGTGCAGAACACCGGCGGCTCCATCATCGGCGAGGGTTCCACCACGGTCGGCGTGCGGCTTGCCCGCAACGGACTATTGGAAAACACTGATGGACTTATCGACGCGACGGGACACGCCGTGGAACTCGTGCAGGGCGGCACGGTGGCCCACAATTCCGGCACCATCTCGAGCACGAACCGCAGCGGCATTCACGTGACGGGCAACAACAGCACCCGCATCACGCTGGGCTCAGGCGCCGTGATCACCGCGATGCAGGATGCGTCCAATTCCTACGCGAGCATTTATTCGGCATCGACGGAGGTGCATCTGGACAACGCCGGGATAATCCTCGGCGCGCGCAAGGCTTTGTATTTCGGCACCAATGCCGACAGCGTGATCAACAATCTGGCCGGCGGTATAATCCGCAACACGGTCAACCTTGGCGCCGCCACGGCGGTCGCGGCGGCGAGCGCGGCGATCGGCACCAATGCCGCCGCGATCACGATCAACAACGCCGGGCTGATCGAGGGCACGCCCTACGGCATCTACGCCGGCGGCGGCGCGACGATCACCAACACCGGCACGATTGGCGTCACGGGCTCCAGTCCGATTGCGGCAATTTACTTCAGCAGCACCAACCGGGCGGGTTCGCTCACCCTCGGCACTGGCTCGGTGCTGGAGGGCAATGTGGTCAGCAACTCGGGCACCTTCAATCGCATCATGCTGGTTGGTTCCGGCGCGGAAGACAGCCATTTCATCGGTGCCAGTGCGGCCACGGGATTCAATTCGCTCAGCATGGACGGTGATGACTGGACGCTCTCCGGGACGGTTTCGCTCATGGGCGCTTCGGCGGCGGCCTTGAACGTTGCCACCGGCACGCTTTCGATTGCAAACACCATTGCGTTCGGCAATGCCGCCGGCGGCGCCACGGTGGCGCACGGCGCCACGCTGCGTGTTGCCGACAATGGAAATCTCACTTCGTCCGCAACCGGCACCGCTGCGAAAATCACATTGGAGGGCAACTTGGTTTTCGACCGCACCGATAGCTTTACCTACAACGGTGCGATCAGCGGTTCCGGCTCGGTGACCAAGAACGGCACGGGCACGGTGACGCTTTCGGGTTCCAACACTTATGGCGATACCACGATCAATGCTGGCACGCTCCAGGGCAGGATCGGTGCCGGTATCCTTACCGTCAATACCGGCGGTGCTTACGACGCGGGCGCCGAGACCGAAGTGATTGTAGGCGGACTCGCAGGCAACGGTGTGATGGGACTCGGCTCGGCGGACTTGGTGTTCAATGTCGCGAGCGGCATCGGCGTGTTTGATTTCGCCGGCACCATCACCGGCGGCGGCCAATTTATCAAAACCGGCTCCGGCACGCTTGATTTGCAGCAGACGCTTACCCTGGGCAACGGGACGCTCGTCAGGGAAGGGGTGGTCAGACTCGATGATCAGGCGAAGCTCGGCGGCGGAATGGTCACGCTGGGCGGTATATCCACGCGGGGTTTGCTCGAATATACAGGAGCGGCGGATTGGACCAAGGACATCGGGCTGACTGGAACGGGCGGCGGCTTTATCATCGACGGGAACGCGAACTTTACCGCGACGGCGACGGGCGCGGGGGATTTTGTGAAATCGGGCAGCGGCGTGCTGGACATCACGGGGGCGACGATGAACAACACGGGCGACACGGTGGTGGAGGAGGGGACGCTGCGCGGCCACGCGGCCACGATCAAGGGCGACGCCAGCGTGGCGGAGGGCGCGGTTGTCGAGTTTTATCAAACTGTCGGCGGCACGTATGCCGGAGCGATCAGCGGCTCGGGCGCGCTGCACAAGACCGGGGACGGCGCGTTGAATCTGACGGGTGCGAATACCTACGGCGACACGCGTATCGGCGCGGGCCTGGTCGAGGGCAACATCGGCGTGGGCACGCTCACGGTGGAGAGCTCCGGCACGTATAAAATGGGCGCGGGGTCGAGCGTCGCCGTCACGGGCATTCTGGGCAACGGCACGATAGATTTGAATAATAACAATCTCGTCTTCGACGTGGCATCTGGCGTGACGGGCACGTTTGGCTTCCAAGGAGCGTTGAACAACGGCAATGACCTTATCAAGACCGGCGCGGGAACGTTGGAATTGAGCAACACGGTGGGGCTCGCCAACGCGCACATCAAGGACGGCGCGGTGAAGCTCGACGACCAGGGCAAACTCAACGTGGGTTCCATCACGCTGGGCGACACGACCACGCGCGGCCTGCTCGACTATACCGGGGCGGCGGACTGGGCCAAGGACATCGGCCTGGCCGGCGCGGGCGGCGGCTTTATCATCGACGGGAGTGCGAGCTTCACCGCGACGGTTACCGGCGCGGGAGATTTCGTGAAATCCGGGAGCGGGACGCTGGACATCACGGCAGCGACGATGAACAACACCGGCGACACCGTGGTGGACGGGGGCACGCTGCGCGGCAACGCGGCCACGATCAAGGGCGACACCAGCGTGGCGGAGGGCGCGACTGTCGAGTTTTATCAAATCACCGACGGCGCTTACGCTGGCATAATCAGCGGCTCGGGGGCGCTGCACAAGACCGGCGATGGCGCGCTGAACCTGACGGGTGCGAACACCTATGGCGACACGCTCATCAGCGCCGGTTTGGTCGAGGGCAACATCGGCGTGGGCACGCTCACGGTGGAGAGCTCCGGCACGTATAAAATGGGCGCGGGATCGAGTGTCGCCGTCACGGGCATTCTGGGCAACGGCACGATTGATTTGAATAATAATAACCTCGTCTTCGACGTGGCGTCTGGCGTGACGGGCACGTTTGGCTTTCAGGGCGCGTTGGGCAACGGCAACGATTTTATCAAGACCGGAGCAGGCACGCTGGAGTTGAACAGCACGGTGTCTCTGGCCAATGCGCATATCAAGGGCGGCGCGGTAAAACTCGACGACCAGGGCAGGCTCAATGTCGGCTCGATCACCTTGGGCGACACATCCACGCGCGGTTTGATTGAATACACGGGAGCGGCGGATTGGACCAAGAACATCGGGCTGACTGGAACGGGCGGCGGCTTTATCATCGACGGGAACGCGAACTTTACCGCGACGGCGACGGGCGCGGGGGATTTTGTGAAATCAGGCAGCGGCGTGCTGGACATCACGGGGGCGACGATGAACAACACAGGCGGCACGGTGGTGGAGGAGGGGACGCTGCGCGGCAACGCGGCCACGATCAAGGGCGACGCCGGCGTGGCGGAGGGGGCGGTTGTCGAGTTTTATCAAACCGTCGGCGGCACGTATGCCGGAGCGATCAGCGGCTCGGGCGCGCTGCACAAGACCGGGGACGGCGCGCTTACCCTCGACGCCGCAACCAACAGTTACGGCGACACTGTCATTGAGCAAGGCATGCTCATCGGCACCATCGGCACCGGTCAGCTCGATATAAACACCAGCGGCACCTACAAAGTGCGCGACGGCCAGCAGGCCTATACCACCGCGGGTATTGCCGGCGACGGCACGCTCGACCTGAACGAGGCCGACCTCGTGTTCGATATCGCAAGCGGCACCAGCGCGTTTAGTTTCAGCGGCAGCTACACCGGCGCGGATAACAATCAGCTTGTCAAGACCGGCGCGGGCACGCTCGACTTGCAAACCCGCGCGGCGCTTTCCGGCGGCGCCGCGATCAAGGAGGGCGTCGTGCGGCTGGCCAGCCAGGATTTCCTCGACACCGATATTATCCTCGGCGACACGGCCACCGTCGGCCTGCTCGAATACACCGGCGCGGCCGCGTGGACCAAGGCGCTCAAGGTCACCGGCGCGGGCGGAGGCTTCACCGTGGCCGCCGGCGCCGACGCGCGATTCTCCGGCGCGCTTTCCGGTGACGCGCTTTTCATCAAGGATGGCGAGGGCCGCCTCGACGCCACCGGCGCGGCTTTCACCAACACCGGCGGGATGCAGGTGCGCTCCGGCACGCTCGCGGGCACCGCGCAAAACATCGCCGCGGCCACCGAGGTCCAGCCCGGCGCCGTGCTGGAATTCGCCCAGGCAAACGACGGCGCCTACGGCGGCATGCTCACCGGCGCGGGCGCCTTTCTCAAGACGGGCGCGGGCGAGCTCACCTTGTCACAAGCGGTTGGATACAGCGGCGAGACCATCGTGCGAGAGGGTGTTGTCAAGGCCGGTGCCGCCAACATCTGGCTTAATACTTCGAGAGTCGTCACCGAGGCGGGCGGCGCGATCGACATGGGCGGATTCAATCAGTCCATCGCCAGCCTCGCCAACAACGGTGCGATCATTCTCAACGCCACCGTCAACTCGGTTGCCGGTATCATCTACAGTCACGACAGCCTCGCGGTGACCGGCAGCGCGTCCGGCGCGGGCAGAATCCGCGTAAGGCTCAACGAGGCCGCGTTCGACGGCGAACCTTGGTCCTTTGACGCCACGCTGCTCGAGATCACCGGCGCGGGCAATCCTGTCTACACCGCCGAGCTGGACGGCCGCCACGTTTCCGGTGCCTATGACTGGATGGTCTCCCGCTCCATCGACGGGAAAACCTACACGCTCAGCGCCGACCAGCTCTCGCCTGAGGTGCCCGCGGTCGGGGGCATTGATGCGGCCGGTTACCTGATTGGCCGCGCGTCACTCGGCGGACTCAGCCAGCGCCTCATGATGGCGCGCGGTAACGGAATTGGACATAGTTTCGACTTCTGGACCAACGGACTCTATCGGGAGGACCGGCTCGCAAATGCGCTTTATAACAAGGCCAGGGCCAGGACCAAGGGAGTCCAGGTTGGCGGCGATTGGAACAACAAAGCCAGCACCGACGATTATTTCACCATCGGCATGTTTTATGATTATGCCGAGACCGACATGGACTTGGACGGGAAAACCTCGTCCACCACCACGAAGTCACATGGTGTGGGGCTTTACGCCTCCTATCGCCCCGGCGTGGTTTATGCCGACGTGATTATTCGCAGCGCGCAGGAGGATTATGAGATAGTTGTCCCAGGCACGCGGTCATTTGCCACCGAAGGCACCAGTATCGCCGCTTCCATCGAGGTGGGCGGCAGGCTGCCGGTTGAGTGGAGTTGGAACATCGAGCCGCAGGCGCAGGCCGTCGTGCAAAAACACAAGGTGGACAATCCCACCGATGCCATGGGCCGCGAATACACCATCGAAAGCGCGGACACGCTTGAAGGCCGCGTGGGTGTCCGCATCTGGCGGGACATATTTGTCTGGAACGGCGGCAAACGACTCACTCCCTATGTTCGGGCCAGCCTGGTTTATGACTGGGACGGCCGCGGCTCGGTCATGGTCGCGGGCGGAAAATTTGATAATTATATCGGCGGTTCCATCGGGATGATAGACGCCGGTGCCTCCCTGCAGCTTGCAAAGCATTTCGATATCAACATCGACGGCGGCTGGTATGCCGGCAGCAAGCTCAACGGCTACACCTTCAACGCGGCGCTGAGCCTGCTTTGGTAA
- a CDS encoding TonB-dependent receptor: MSTPSLGCPVFPLAPSRIIALLSCLGLIAGLSAQSVSPPPSAPASTSGAAVPTDDEVIVLDVFNINETTQTNEWVATQALTGTRTAEQMVNLPYQIQVITSEMLQDFGMIAVVDQLSAIGGFVGEADQADPAIAASAGVSGGGGKLRGFSALILRDGFRMTQPPQNINTQQVEVIKGPMSALYGAAQPGGLINYISRRPTSKARYEFSFTAGSYDRWEPSVLINTPVVRNKVYILVGAQHMSRKSNVQYVEANTTTLFGSVLYKPFKSTNITVSFETQHLDGIRQAGAPNYVVDANLVDGTTNPVNWDTDTGYVAGIWWPWIEQGLNLSGPNEWYNRDYDRWHVQFEQGLGRNWRLKAAYQWQVKTFDQNYYNSSNLSLAHEGLATAADGRPYGGFSGYVPEVRFQDYSFPYAALVDLSGEFNTGKIRHKLLFTADISKVELDSQAWRLPTPSQSPQFGADVPADIRYMDPLHPNYDLVSWYNPPGGGGIYDNIHSRDRDLAHVDENNSNAAHGENARARMSSVHYTNLKAYGYSVSERMFLFRDRLILMGSLRLDQTEYQDYQMTTSRNVYRQWTQDGEQLRALATARHENGQRVGVQYFDGAAWQTKMTTDGSGRPVPMTVPAVFSPNWVPGEEDKLTYSVGATWKALSDDKLIAFANYSTSFNPEIVVDDGIGELMPNETGKGFEAGIKFLPYGKKLITVLSYFDIEKHNIAISNPDYRQGDGSPQYLGSGAQRVTGVDMDLTWIPIKDLTLLASASYMDSETIESANKTLVGNRMTALPNKTFQARARYRLPPGLFRGFTVGADVSYRSGWVRGYYTAPTSSSAGRLYEWMPDNILWGGFIRYEWKAGKRTTQQLSLSCRNMFDKLHTGLGSTRSLGRQVNLTYKIIYR, translated from the coding sequence ATGAGCACACCATCTCTTGGCTGTCCGGTCTTTCCGCTCGCGCCATCGCGCATCATCGCCCTCCTTTCATGCCTAGGCCTGATCGCCGGTCTCTCCGCCCAGTCCGTTTCTCCGCCGCCGTCCGCCCCGGCATCCACATCCGGTGCCGCCGTTCCAACGGATGATGAGGTGATCGTGCTGGATGTGTTTAATATTAATGAAACCACCCAGACCAACGAATGGGTGGCCACCCAGGCCCTCACCGGCACCCGCACGGCCGAGCAAATGGTCAACCTCCCATATCAAATCCAGGTCATCACCTCCGAGATGCTTCAGGATTTCGGCATGATCGCGGTGGTTGACCAATTGTCCGCCATCGGCGGTTTCGTCGGCGAGGCCGATCAGGCCGATCCGGCCATTGCGGCCAGCGCGGGCGTCAGCGGCGGCGGCGGCAAGCTGCGCGGTTTTTCCGCCCTCATCCTGCGCGACGGTTTCAGGATGACCCAGCCCCCGCAGAACATCAACACCCAGCAGGTCGAGGTCATCAAAGGTCCCATGTCCGCCCTTTATGGCGCGGCCCAACCGGGCGGCCTGATCAACTATATTTCCCGTCGCCCGACCTCGAAGGCCAGGTATGAGTTTAGTTTCACCGCCGGCTCATACGACCGTTGGGAACCCAGCGTGCTTATCAACACCCCGGTCGTGCGGAACAAAGTCTATATTCTTGTGGGAGCGCAGCATATGTCCCGCAAGAGCAATGTTCAATACGTGGAGGCGAACACCACCACTCTTTTTGGCAGCGTCCTCTACAAGCCTTTTAAATCCACCAATATAACGGTTTCTTTCGAGACCCAGCACCTTGACGGCATCCGCCAGGCCGGTGCGCCCAATTATGTGGTGGACGCCAATCTCGTCGATGGCACGACCAATCCCGTCAACTGGGACACGGACACCGGCTATGTGGCCGGCATTTGGTGGCCTTGGATAGAGCAGGGGCTCAATCTTTCCGGCCCCAACGAATGGTATAACCGCGATTATGACCGCTGGCATGTCCAGTTCGAACAGGGCTTGGGCAGAAACTGGCGCCTGAAGGCCGCTTATCAGTGGCAGGTAAAGACCTTTGACCAGAATTACTACAACAGCTCAAATCTCAGCTTGGCGCACGAGGGGTTGGCCACGGCGGCTGACGGACGGCCTTATGGTGGTTTCAGCGGCTATGTCCCCGAGGTGCGTTTTCAAGACTATTCCTTCCCCTATGCCGCCTTGGTGGATCTGTCCGGAGAGTTCAATACCGGCAAAATACGGCACAAGCTGCTTTTTACCGCAGACATTTCAAAAGTGGAACTGGACAGCCAGGCGTGGCGCCTGCCCACCCCGTCGCAAAGTCCGCAGTTTGGCGCGGATGTGCCGGCGGATATCCGCTACATGGATCCCCTCCATCCGAACTATGATCTTGTCTCCTGGTATAATCCCCCCGGTGGCGGCGGCATCTATGACAATATTCACAGCCGCGATCGCGATCTGGCGCATGTGGATGAGAACAATTCCAACGCCGCGCACGGCGAAAATGCGCGGGCGCGCATGAGCAGCGTCCACTACACGAACCTGAAAGCATACGGTTATTCCGTCAGCGAGCGTATGTTTCTTTTCAGGGACCGGCTTATCCTCATGGGCAGTCTGCGCCTCGACCAGACAGAGTATCAGGACTACCAAATGACCACCAGCCGCAACGTTTACCGCCAATGGACGCAAGACGGGGAGCAGCTGCGGGCGCTGGCCACCGCGCGGCATGAAAACGGACAAAGGGTGGGGGTCCAGTATTTCGACGGCGCCGCCTGGCAGACGAAGATGACAACGGACGGCAGCGGACGCCCGGTGCCGATGACCGTGCCCGCCGTCTTCAGCCCCAACTGGGTTCCCGGCGAGGAAGACAAGCTTACATACAGCGTGGGTGCGACATGGAAGGCGCTTTCCGATGACAAGCTGATCGCGTTTGCCAACTACAGCACTTCCTTCAATCCCGAGATCGTGGTTGATGACGGCATAGGGGAGCTGATGCCCAACGAGACCGGCAAGGGGTTTGAAGCCGGGATCAAGTTTCTTCCCTACGGCAAGAAGCTGATCACCGTCCTCAGCTACTTCGATATTGAGAAACACAATATCGCCATATCCAACCCCGATTACCGGCAGGGCGACGGCTCACCCCAGTATCTCGGCTCCGGCGCCCAGCGCGTCACGGGCGTGGACATGGACCTGACATGGATTCCAATCAAAGACCTCACCCTCCTCGCATCCGCCTCCTACATGGATTCCGAGACGATCGAGAGCGCCAACAAGACTCTGGTCGGAAATCGCATGACGGCCCTGCCGAACAAAACCTTTCAGGCTCGCGCGAGATATCGCCTCCCTCCCGGTCTTTTCCGGGGATTCACCGTCGGCGCAGATGTCTCCTATCGCTCCGGCTGGGTGCGCGGCTATTACACGGCCCCGACCAGTTCTTCCGCCGGGCGCCTCTATGAATGGATGCCCGACAACATCCTCTGGGGCGGTTTCATTCGCTATGAATGGAAAGCCGGGAAAAGGACCACCCAGCAGCTCAGCCTCAGCTGCCGCAATATGTTCGACAAGCTGCACACCGGCCTGGGCTCCACCCGCAGCCTCGGGCGTCAGGTGAACCTGACTTACAAGATCATATATCGTTAA